In Calothrix sp. PCC 7507, one DNA window encodes the following:
- a CDS encoding ATP-binding protein, with protein MTDTWTLLIIDDCAADRKIYRRYLLSDPHQSYQILEADCAEDALVLCQEKHCDLILLDFCLPDMSGLELFAKLQQEIFDTPVAVIMLTGHGDEEVAVQAMKQGVQDYLVKQYLKPDVLQLAVRNAIKQSCLQAQLSKTRERQRLIATTALRIRQSLDLEQILNTAVAEIQQLLKCDRVMVYQFAKDIDGKIVAAYVDSSRNVAFNHHQQHISYEQRVSNAASQKIINQNAAILHQPSLSVSGGNLCQNNLWGCRQAFSHFYETDWKIPELSNEIKCYEQELHQFDSKSNLVVPINLSHNDQREAQIWGLLIAYHCSGERQWQTDDVDMLDEVSVQLAIAIQQAELLTQTQAALGKEKQLNALKSQIITTVSHEYRTPLTSIFAAASTLLQHGEQLDKSRQQRFLRIIEQKARYMSKLVDDMLLVNQLELDKTKFKPIPLDLLQFFSDLMEQERKTVGENHELIFKITGNCQSFWGDRQLLQQIFVNLMSNAIKYSPDGGNIEFHLIGQESQVIFHIQDEGIGIPIVDQEHLFQSFSRGSNVDTIPGTGLGLAITQACVKLHGGDIVLSSQVGQGTKVIVSLPKGSTRFG; from the coding sequence ATGACGGACACATGGACACTACTGATCATTGATGATTGTGCGGCGGATCGAAAAATCTATCGGCGATATCTTTTGAGCGATCCGCACCAGTCTTACCAAATTTTGGAAGCAGACTGTGCAGAGGACGCACTGGTTCTTTGCCAAGAAAAGCACTGTGATCTGATTCTGCTAGATTTTTGCTTGCCTGATATGAGTGGGTTAGAACTCTTTGCTAAATTGCAGCAAGAGATATTTGATACTCCAGTGGCTGTAATTATGCTTACGGGGCATGGTGATGAAGAAGTCGCTGTACAAGCGATGAAACAGGGTGTGCAGGATTATTTAGTTAAACAGTATCTAAAACCAGATGTATTGCAATTAGCAGTCCGCAATGCCATTAAGCAATCGTGTTTACAAGCCCAACTGAGCAAAACTAGAGAAAGACAGCGTTTGATTGCGACGACGGCTTTACGAATTCGCCAGTCTCTGGATTTAGAGCAAATTTTGAATACGGCTGTGGCGGAAATCCAGCAGTTGTTAAAGTGCGATCGCGTCATGGTGTATCAGTTCGCCAAAGATATCGATGGTAAGATAGTCGCAGCTTATGTTGACTCTTCCCGGAATGTCGCGTTTAATCATCATCAGCAACATATCAGTTATGAGCAAAGAGTAAGTAACGCAGCTTCACAGAAAATCATCAACCAAAATGCTGCCATACTTCACCAACCAAGTCTATCTGTTTCTGGTGGTAATCTTTGCCAAAACAATCTGTGGGGATGTAGACAGGCATTTTCTCATTTCTATGAGACTGATTGGAAAATACCCGAGTTGTCTAACGAAATTAAATGCTATGAGCAAGAGTTACACCAATTTGATTCTAAGTCTAATTTGGTGGTGCCGATTAATTTAAGTCACAATGACCAAAGAGAAGCACAAATTTGGGGACTGCTGATTGCTTATCATTGTTCTGGGGAGCGACAATGGCAAACTGATGATGTGGATATGCTGGATGAAGTGTCAGTGCAATTAGCGATCGCTATCCAACAAGCAGAACTACTTACCCAAACCCAAGCCGCCCTGGGAAAAGAAAAGCAACTGAACGCTTTGAAATCCCAAATCATCACCACAGTTTCCCATGAATATCGTACACCGTTAACTTCCATTTTTGCAGCAGCATCTACTCTGCTACAACACGGTGAACAATTGGATAAATCCAGACAGCAAAGGTTTCTGCGAATCATTGAGCAAAAAGCTCGGTATATGTCCAAACTCGTCGATGATATGCTGTTGGTTAACCAATTGGAGTTAGACAAAACCAAGTTTAAGCCCATACCGCTCGATTTACTGCAATTTTTCTCTGACTTGATGGAACAAGAACGCAAGACAGTGGGCGAAAACCACGAATTGATTTTTAAAATCACTGGGAATTGTCAAAGCTTCTGGGGCGATCGCCAACTTTTGCAGCAAATCTTTGTCAACTTAATGTCTAACGCTATTAAATACTCTCCTGATGGCGGTAATATCGAATTTCATTTGATTGGACAAGAATCACAAGTGATCTTTCACATCCAAGATGAGGGAATTGGTATACCAATAGTTGATCAAGAACACTTATTTCAATCCTTCAGTCGTGGGAGTAATGTTGACACAATACCCGGTACAGGTTTAGGGCTGGCGATCACTCAAGCCTGTGTCAAATTACATGGTGGCGATATTGTTTTATCTAGTCAA
- a CDS encoding response regulator, giving the protein MTTRLNEPLLVVEDSNEDFRMLQRLMRRMAVKNPIYRCTSGDEVLDFLYQEGNYNSPEIAPLPSVILLDLNLPGIDGREILGRLKQDKRLKKIPVVVFTTSSNPKDVELCYQKGANGYLVKPMDAQELQKIIQAFVDYWLQVNTLPTPD; this is encoded by the coding sequence ATGACAACAAGGCTTAATGAACCGCTGCTCGTTGTAGAGGACAGTAATGAAGATTTTAGGATGCTGCAACGTTTGATGCGACGGATGGCTGTCAAAAACCCCATATATCGCTGTACTAGCGGGGATGAGGTTTTAGATTTTCTCTATCAGGAGGGTAATTACAACAGCCCTGAGATTGCACCACTACCTTCCGTGATCTTGCTCGACCTGAATTTACCTGGTATTGATGGGCGGGAAATTCTCGGACGGCTCAAGCAAGATAAAAGGTTAAAAAAAATTCCCGTTGTGGTTTTTACCACGTCTTCTAACCCCAAAGATGTGGAATTATGCTATCAAAAGGGCGCAAACGGCTATCTGGTAAAGCCGATGGATGCTCAAGAATTGCAAAAGATTATTCAGGCATTTGTAGATTATTGGCTGCAGGTCAATACTTTGCCAACCCCTGATTAG